The following are encoded in a window of Amycolatopsis lexingtonensis genomic DNA:
- a CDS encoding hydrogenase maturation protein, translating into MSGDELKILLLCTAFNGLSQRAWAELRANGHRVTVRTAHDPKEMAAAVAETDPELIICPFLKHRVPETVWRRHRTIIIHPGPPGDRGPSALDWAIMDAEPTWGVTALQATGDMDAGPIWGSRLFPMPSDPPRKSTLYNTQVADAAMSLIAEVAGKAESPGFTPQPLNRHRPGATVRSRPAVRQADRRFSWHEPSAHILRRIRAADGRPGVRTTLAGVPVAVFDAHPGTASPGEPGTIAAHSHGAVLVRTGDGALWVGHAQRPAAAPGIPVKLPAVLALAGVPELPEAEEPPGFREIGYRRTGDVGVVSFDFYNGAMSTTHCRRLLSALRHAVAQDTKVVVLAGGEVFSNGLHLGVIEAHPNPAVEAWRNITAIDDLCREIITCTDQIVVSALSGGAGAGGVMLALGADKVIARDGVMLNPHYRTMGLYGSEYWTYVLPRRVGEAQARQLTTRCEPISAAEAAGLGLVDRLAASDREAFTAAALEYAAELADGPRARALLARKRSARAADEQHRPLETYRVRELAEMSGDIFDDHRGFAGARRAFLANQPVPGTPSKSPAVPAPRQPGLSPVSR; encoded by the coding sequence ATGAGCGGAGACGAGTTGAAGATCCTGTTGCTGTGCACCGCATTCAACGGACTGAGTCAGCGCGCGTGGGCCGAACTGCGCGCCAACGGCCACCGCGTCACCGTGCGGACGGCACACGACCCGAAGGAAATGGCCGCCGCCGTGGCGGAAACCGATCCCGAATTGATCATCTGCCCATTCCTGAAGCACCGGGTGCCCGAAACCGTCTGGCGGCGCCACCGCACGATCATCATCCACCCCGGGCCGCCCGGTGACCGCGGGCCGTCCGCGCTGGACTGGGCGATCATGGACGCCGAGCCCACCTGGGGCGTGACGGCCCTGCAGGCGACCGGGGACATGGACGCGGGGCCGATCTGGGGGTCGCGGCTGTTCCCGATGCCGTCCGACCCGCCGCGCAAGAGCACCCTCTACAACACCCAGGTGGCCGACGCGGCGATGAGCCTGATCGCCGAAGTGGCCGGCAAGGCGGAAAGCCCGGGGTTCACCCCGCAGCCCCTGAACCGCCACCGGCCCGGTGCCACCGTGCGGTCCCGGCCCGCGGTGCGCCAGGCCGACCGGCGCTTTTCGTGGCACGAGCCGTCCGCGCACATCCTCCGCCGCATCCGCGCCGCCGACGGCAGGCCCGGGGTGCGCACCACGCTGGCCGGGGTGCCGGTCGCCGTCTTCGACGCGCATCCCGGCACCGCCTCCCCCGGTGAGCCCGGCACGATCGCGGCGCACAGCCACGGCGCCGTGCTGGTCCGCACCGGGGACGGCGCGCTCTGGGTGGGACACGCCCAGCGGCCGGCCGCCGCACCCGGCATCCCGGTCAAGCTGCCGGCGGTGCTCGCCCTCGCGGGCGTTCCCGAACTGCCGGAAGCCGAGGAACCGCCGGGCTTCCGGGAGATCGGTTACCGGCGGACGGGCGACGTCGGGGTGGTGAGCTTCGACTTCTACAACGGCGCGATGTCCACCACGCACTGCCGGCGGCTGCTCTCGGCCCTGCGCCACGCGGTGGCCCAGGACACCAAGGTCGTGGTCCTGGCCGGCGGCGAAGTGTTTTCCAACGGCCTGCACCTGGGAGTCATCGAAGCCCACCCGAACCCCGCGGTGGAAGCGTGGCGCAACATCACCGCGATCGACGACCTGTGCCGGGAAATCATCACCTGCACCGACCAGATCGTGGTGTCGGCGCTGTCCGGCGGCGCGGGTGCCGGCGGAGTGATGCTGGCGCTGGGCGCGGACAAGGTGATCGCCCGGGACGGCGTGATGCTGAACCCGCACTACCGGACCATGGGTCTCTACGGCTCCGAGTACTGGACCTACGTGCTGCCCCGCCGGGTCGGCGAGGCACAGGCGCGGCAGCTGACCACGCGCTGCGAGCCGATCAGCGCGGCCGAAGCGGCCGGGCTCGGCCTGGTCGACCGGCTCGCCGCGAGCGACCGGGAAGCGTTCACCGCGGCCGCGCTCGAGTACGCCGCCGAACTGGCCGACGGTCCGCGTGCTCGCGCGCTCCTCGCCCGCAAGCGCTCCGCCCGGGCGGCCGACGAGCAGCACCGGCCGCTGGAAACCTACCGCGTGCGCGAACTCGCCGAGATGAGCGGCGACATCTTCGACGACCACCGCGGTTTCGCCGGTGCCCGGCGCGCGTTCCTGGCCAACCAGCCGGTCCCCGGCACGCCATCGAAATCGCCCGCCGTACCCGCTCCGCGGCAGCCGGGCCTGAGCCCGGTGTCCCGGTAA
- a CDS encoding FAD-binding protein, protein MSDGPDLVVAGAGGGLAGALRAAELGLSVLVVEASEHFRRGNNTSMSTAMFPGAGSRWQTDEGVDDSPEKFVADIMAKTHGQADPRLARTLAEVSAPLVEWLADSVGLPLSLVTDFNYPGHSVPRCHTIPGRHGSGVIDHLARRVTEHENIELLAPARLVDVLSDVDGVCGVVVRYPDGTEEEIPTRAVLLATNGFGADADLVAQHLPEISGALYQGSDQSLGDALRIGEKLGAATGFLDAYQGHGAVSAAAGTLVGWATIIHGGFLVGLDGRRFGNETRGYSEYAAELAARPGSTGWIVLDEAIFEQCQPFQDFRDVVSAGALVWADDARGLASATGLPPDALEAEIATAAAIARGERADEHGRTHWERPLSGRLAAVRVVPALFHTQGGLLVDEHAAVVDHDDRPIPGLYAAGGAAASISGHGAAGYLPGNGLLPAFGLAYLAAGAVARRLTSNTAS, encoded by the coding sequence GTGAGCGACGGACCCGACCTCGTCGTCGCCGGGGCGGGCGGCGGGCTCGCCGGGGCCCTGCGGGCCGCCGAGCTGGGACTCTCCGTCCTGGTGGTCGAGGCGAGCGAGCACTTCCGGCGCGGCAACAACACCTCGATGTCGACGGCGATGTTCCCCGGCGCGGGTTCCCGTTGGCAGACCGACGAGGGCGTCGACGACTCGCCCGAGAAGTTCGTCGCGGACATCATGGCCAAGACGCACGGGCAGGCCGACCCGCGCCTGGCTCGCACCCTGGCCGAGGTCAGCGCGCCGCTGGTCGAGTGGCTCGCCGACTCCGTCGGGCTGCCGCTGTCCCTGGTGACGGACTTCAACTACCCCGGCCACTCCGTGCCCCGCTGCCACACGATCCCGGGGCGGCACGGCTCCGGCGTCATCGACCACCTCGCCCGCCGCGTGACCGAGCACGAGAACATCGAGCTGCTCGCGCCCGCCCGGCTCGTCGACGTCCTGTCCGATGTGGACGGTGTGTGCGGGGTCGTGGTCCGGTACCCGGACGGGACCGAGGAGGAGATCCCGACCCGGGCGGTCCTGCTGGCCACCAACGGGTTCGGTGCCGACGCGGACCTCGTCGCGCAGCACCTGCCGGAGATCTCCGGGGCGCTGTACCAGGGGAGTGACCAGTCGCTCGGCGACGCGCTGCGCATCGGCGAGAAACTGGGCGCCGCCACCGGGTTCCTCGACGCCTACCAGGGCCACGGCGCGGTTTCCGCCGCCGCGGGCACGCTGGTCGGCTGGGCGACGATCATCCACGGCGGGTTCCTCGTCGGCCTCGACGGCCGCCGCTTCGGCAACGAGACCCGCGGCTACTCCGAGTACGCCGCCGAGCTGGCCGCACGGCCCGGTTCCACGGGCTGGATCGTGCTCGACGAGGCGATCTTCGAGCAGTGCCAGCCGTTCCAGGACTTCCGGGACGTCGTCTCGGCAGGTGCGCTCGTCTGGGCCGACGACGCTCGTGGGCTCGCTTCGGCGACCGGCCTGCCCCCGGACGCCCTGGAGGCGGAAATCGCCACCGCGGCCGCGATCGCCCGCGGTGAGCGTGCGGACGAGCACGGCCGCACCCACTGGGAACGCCCACTTTCGGGCCGGCTCGCCGCGGTCCGCGTGGTGCCCGCGCTCTTCCACACCCAGGGCGGGCTGCTGGTCGACGAGCACGCCGCCGTCGTCGACCACGACGACCGCCCGATCCCCGGGCTGTACGCCGCGGGTGGCGCCGCGGCGAGCATCTCCGGCCACGGCGCCGCCGGCTACCTGCCCGGCAACGGGCTCCTGCCCGCCTTCGGGCTGGCCTACCTGGCCGCCGGCGCCGTCGCCCGGCGCCTGACTTCGAACACCGCAAGCTGA
- a CDS encoding aspartate/glutamate racemase family protein codes for MRALAVTPIHLPPEEIRRRQERYDRLAPPGLEIELRDVGPAAPATLDTGDAVRASEREVAAVLAAAGDGWDLAFPDCVLDPAVPDAVAEPPLPVHGLLKLSATYLAAKGVRFGAVVRNEAIAEEFAKRIAAYRLTEYFAGVRVLDLPFSAIAETETWNAALGTAVNELAALGAVAVINGCSAVDVEPADLPARIVDPTELALRLLTVEGVS; via the coding sequence ATGCGTGCCCTCGCGGTGACGCCCATCCACCTGCCGCCCGAGGAGATCCGGCGGCGGCAGGAGCGCTACGACCGGCTCGCACCGCCGGGCCTGGAGATCGAGCTGCGGGACGTCGGCCCGGCGGCCCCGGCCACCCTGGACACCGGCGACGCCGTACGTGCCTCGGAGCGTGAGGTCGCGGCCGTGCTCGCGGCGGCGGGCGATGGCTGGGACCTGGCCTTCCCGGACTGCGTGCTGGACCCGGCGGTGCCCGACGCCGTCGCGGAGCCGCCGTTGCCGGTGCACGGCCTGCTCAAGCTGTCGGCGACTTACCTCGCCGCGAAGGGAGTCCGGTTCGGCGCGGTCGTGCGCAACGAGGCCATCGCCGAGGAATTCGCCAAGCGCATCGCCGCCTACCGGCTGACCGAGTACTTCGCCGGCGTCCGGGTGCTGGATCTGCCGTTTTCCGCGATCGCCGAGACCGAAACGTGGAACGCCGCGCTCGGCACGGCGGTAAACGAACTCGCCGCGCTCGGTGCGGTGGCGGTCATCAACGGCTGCTCGGCGGTCGACGTCGAGCCCGCCGACCTGCCCGCGCGGATCGTCGATCCCACCGAGCTGGCGCTGCGGCTGCTGACCGTGGAGGGGGTTTCGTGA
- a CDS encoding IclR family transcriptional regulator has protein sequence MAVNSTAGRKPASAPDNAGTEAAARVADVLLLFTGGPRHLGVSTISRELDLSKAVVYRILQSLVSREMLATDPGVSGYRLGPAAVALGASALRRFDARIAATPVLRRLREETGETTTLSGLVGDERVYLDQFESPREIKMTVELGRRFPLHAGSSGKVILASLPEDRREAVLHRELPALTEHTITTAEELREVLAEVARDGVAVSLGERQPGAGSVAAPLFGPDGDVHGSISICGPQYRFTPEAVSRYRDLVREAAAEIRQSWAWLQEPDGR, from the coding sequence TTGGCCGTCAACAGTACCGCCGGGCGCAAGCCCGCCAGCGCGCCGGACAATGCCGGCACCGAGGCCGCCGCCCGGGTGGCCGACGTGCTGCTGCTCTTCACCGGTGGCCCCCGGCACCTCGGGGTCAGCACGATCAGCCGCGAGCTCGACCTCTCGAAGGCGGTCGTCTACCGGATCCTGCAGTCGCTCGTCTCGCGCGAGATGCTGGCCACCGACCCCGGCGTCTCCGGCTACCGGCTCGGCCCCGCGGCCGTCGCGCTCGGGGCGAGCGCCCTGCGCCGGTTCGACGCCCGGATCGCCGCCACGCCCGTCCTGCGGCGGCTACGGGAGGAAACCGGGGAGACGACGACGCTTTCCGGCCTGGTCGGCGACGAACGCGTGTACCTCGACCAGTTCGAGAGCCCTCGCGAGATCAAGATGACCGTCGAGCTCGGCCGCCGGTTCCCGCTGCACGCCGGGTCTTCCGGCAAGGTCATCCTGGCGTCGCTGCCCGAGGACCGCCGGGAAGCCGTGCTGCACCGGGAACTCCCCGCGCTGACCGAGCACACGATCACCACCGCCGAGGAGCTGCGCGAGGTCCTCGCCGAGGTAGCCCGCGACGGGGTCGCCGTCTCGCTCGGCGAACGGCAGCCCGGCGCCGGGTCCGTCGCCGCTCCTCTGTTCGGGCCGGACGGCGACGTCCACGGCTCCATCAGCATCTGCGGCCCGCAGTACCGCTTCACGCCCGAAGCCGTCAGCCGCTACCGCGATCTCGTGCGGGAGGCGGCGGCCGAGATCCGGCAGAGCTGGGCCTGGCTGCAGGAGCCGGACGGCCGGTAG
- a CDS encoding dihydroorotase, translated as MATTELLVKNVRVVRPDDAEGSEPELLDIAVNDGTIVRVAPDLPADDAARVVDGRGLLAFPGVVDAHQHWGIYNELATDTRTESRASAQGGVTTSLTYMRTGQYYLNKGGSYRDFFPEVLSASEGNAYVDYAFHLAPMSSQHISEIPYLVEEFGVTSFKIFMFYGSHGLHGRSTSQSDFLMIPPDERYDIAHFEFVMRGVQHAREVLTEYAPHLSLSLHCETAEIMTAYTKLVEQDGSLSGLRAYSASRPPHSEGLAVTIASYLAHETGLPNINLLHLSSEKALSAALTMGKAFPHIDFRREVTIGHLLADVDTASGIGGKVNPPLREREDVEALWRHVLAGDVDWVVSDHACCRDELKFGSDRDDVFLAKSGFGGAEYLLPGLVGEGVKRGLSLQRIAQLTSQNPARRYGLLKKGTIAEGFDADFALVDPDVRWTVRAAESESTQEYTPFEGFDMTAKVTDTFVRGNHVFADGKIAGDPVGRYLKRGR; from the coding sequence ATGGCCACCACGGAACTGCTCGTGAAGAACGTCCGGGTCGTCCGCCCCGACGACGCCGAGGGATCCGAGCCCGAACTGCTGGACATCGCCGTGAACGACGGCACCATCGTCCGTGTGGCGCCGGACCTGCCGGCGGACGACGCCGCGCGGGTCGTCGACGGCCGCGGGCTGCTCGCCTTCCCCGGCGTGGTCGACGCGCACCAGCACTGGGGCATCTACAACGAGCTGGCCACGGACACCCGCACCGAGAGCCGCGCGAGCGCGCAGGGCGGCGTCACGACGTCGCTGACGTACATGCGCACCGGCCAGTACTACCTCAACAAGGGCGGCAGCTACCGCGACTTCTTCCCCGAGGTGCTGAGCGCGTCCGAGGGCAACGCCTACGTCGACTACGCCTTCCACCTCGCGCCGATGAGCTCGCAGCACATCTCCGAAATCCCTTACCTGGTCGAGGAATTCGGCGTCACGTCGTTCAAGATCTTCATGTTCTACGGCAGCCACGGCCTGCACGGGCGCTCGACCAGCCAGAGCGACTTCCTGATGATCCCGCCGGACGAGCGCTACGACATCGCGCACTTCGAGTTCGTCATGCGCGGGGTGCAGCACGCCCGCGAGGTGCTGACCGAATACGCGCCGCACCTTTCGCTGTCGCTGCACTGCGAAACGGCCGAGATCATGACCGCCTACACCAAGCTGGTCGAGCAGGACGGCTCGCTGTCGGGCCTGCGGGCCTACAGCGCGTCGCGGCCGCCGCACTCCGAAGGGCTGGCCGTCACCATCGCGTCCTACCTGGCGCACGAGACCGGGCTACCGAACATCAACCTGCTGCACCTGTCGTCGGAGAAGGCCCTGTCGGCCGCGTTGACGATGGGGAAGGCGTTCCCGCACATCGACTTCCGGCGCGAAGTGACGATCGGGCACCTGCTGGCCGATGTGGACACCGCGTCGGGCATCGGCGGCAAGGTCAACCCGCCGCTGCGCGAGCGCGAAGACGTCGAGGCGTTGTGGCGGCACGTGCTCGCCGGCGACGTCGACTGGGTGGTCAGCGACCACGCCTGCTGCCGCGACGAGCTGAAGTTCGGTTCGGACCGCGACGACGTCTTCCTGGCGAAGTCCGGTTTCGGCGGCGCCGAGTACCTGCTGCCCGGGCTGGTCGGCGAAGGCGTGAAGCGGGGCCTTTCGCTGCAACGGATCGCGCAGCTGACGTCGCAGAACCCGGCGCGCCGCTACGGCTTGCTCAAGAAGGGCACGATCGCCGAGGGCTTCGACGCCGACTTCGCGCTGGTCGACCCGGACGTCCGGTGGACCGTACGCGCGGCCGAGTCCGAGTCGACGCAGGAGTACACGCCGTTCGAGGGCTTCGACATGACGGCGAAGGTGACCGACACGTTCGTGCGCGGGAACCACGTGTTCGCCGACGGCAAGATCGCCGGCGACCCGGTGGGCCGCTACCTCAAGCGCGGCCGCTGA
- a CDS encoding TetR/AcrR family transcriptional regulator — protein sequence MAGRKQFEVDVALDAAMVQFWRAGYASTSVDDLSRATGLNRSSLYSSFGDKDALYLRCLDRYATRYGDRYDQALSGASGELVRAVRAFFDVTLRRIADPDVPDGCLIAQTAMAIPALSPAIAARAVQALDAQQARLRAALTAGKLPARDARDFAVHFAAVNQSVAVMSRAGASGPQLRTIVDVSLGALSQTVRSLS from the coding sequence ATGGCCGGAAGGAAGCAGTTCGAGGTGGACGTCGCGCTCGACGCGGCGATGGTCCAGTTCTGGCGGGCCGGCTACGCCAGCACGTCCGTGGACGACCTGTCCCGGGCGACCGGGCTGAACCGCAGCTCCCTCTACTCTTCGTTCGGCGACAAGGATGCGCTGTACCTGCGCTGCCTGGACCGCTACGCCACGCGGTACGGCGACCGGTACGACCAAGCTCTGTCCGGGGCGTCCGGAGAACTGGTGCGGGCCGTACGCGCCTTCTTCGACGTCACTTTGCGGCGCATCGCCGACCCCGACGTGCCCGACGGCTGCCTGATCGCCCAGACCGCGATGGCGATACCGGCACTGAGCCCCGCCATCGCCGCGCGCGCGGTCCAGGCCCTCGACGCCCAGCAAGCGCGCCTGCGAGCCGCCCTGACCGCCGGGAAGCTGCCCGCCCGCGACGCCCGCGACTTCGCTGTCCACTTCGCCGCGGTCAACCAGTCGGTGGCCGTGATGAGCCGGGCCGGCGCGAGCGGGCCGCAGCTCCGCACGATCGTCGACGTCAGCCTGGGCGCGCTCTCGCAAACCGTGCGCTCTCTCAGCTGA
- a CDS encoding DinB family protein — translation MDKQAVHDELDRARRDFHELLTGAGAAALRAPSDGTRWTNRQLLFHMLLGYLIIRALSNLVRLFGRLPDPVSRRYAQVLNAATKPFDAVNFAGSWLGGTLLPQRWMLALFDHTIAALHRRLDRETDTDLARGMHYPTRWDPFFRDYMTLADVYRFPTRHFDFHRRQLTLH, via the coding sequence GTGGACAAACAAGCCGTTCACGACGAGCTGGACCGGGCGCGCCGGGACTTCCACGAGCTGCTGACCGGCGCGGGCGCCGCCGCGTTGCGCGCGCCGAGCGACGGCACGCGGTGGACCAACCGGCAGCTGCTGTTCCACATGCTGCTCGGCTACCTCATCATCCGCGCGCTGTCGAACCTGGTCCGGCTGTTCGGCCGGCTCCCCGACCCCGTCAGCCGCCGCTACGCCCAGGTGCTCAACGCCGCGACCAAGCCGTTCGACGCGGTCAACTTCGCCGGCTCCTGGCTCGGCGGGACGCTCCTGCCCCAGCGGTGGATGCTTGCCCTGTTCGACCACACGATCGCGGCGCTGCACCGCCGTCTCGACCGGGAGACCGACACCGACCTCGCCCGCGGCATGCACTACCCGACGCGCTGGGACCCGTTCTTCCGGGACTACATGACGCTGGCCGACGTCTACCGCTTCCCCACCCGGCACTTCGACTTCCACCGCCGCCAGCTCACCCTCCACTGA
- a CDS encoding multicopper oxidase family protein yields MTALSRRSVLRAGLLAAGAAVLSACTPENANLVLPGDPRVAGSEARRRATGQVRTVRLTAQNGTVDLGGPEVTTWTYDGVLPGKEIRVRAGDTIRAELTNRLPAETSVHWHGLALRNDMDGAPDLTQAAIATGSTFTYRFVAENPGTYWFHPHSGTQLDRGLYAPLIVEDPAEPGGYDHDWVIVLDDWIDGTGQTPDDVLATLRQGTGGMMGSMSGTGGSSALLGGDAGDLRYPHYLINGRVPAAPATFTARPGQRARIRIVNAGSDTAFRVALGGHRLRITHTDGYPVEPVETDTLLIAMGERYDVLTTLGDGVFPLVALAEGKDATALALIRTGAGTPPPATIRPAELEGDLAGYDRLAAATGVRLPAKAPDVTHTLDLTGGMMGYDWGINGTPLDMNRRLLVREGQRVRLVFRNGTMMWHPMHLHGHTFQLGAAGPRKDTAIVLPGRTVACDFDAGNPGQWMIHCHNTYHAESGMATVLGYRR; encoded by the coding sequence ATGACCGCGCTCAGCCGCCGCAGCGTTCTGCGCGCCGGGCTTCTGGCCGCCGGCGCGGCAGTGCTGTCCGCGTGCACCCCCGAAAATGCGAACCTCGTGCTGCCGGGCGATCCCCGCGTGGCCGGGTCCGAGGCCCGGCGGCGCGCGACCGGCCAGGTCCGGACCGTCCGGCTGACCGCGCAGAACGGAACCGTCGACCTCGGCGGCCCCGAGGTCACCACCTGGACCTACGACGGTGTCCTGCCGGGCAAGGAAATCCGCGTCCGCGCCGGCGACACGATCCGGGCGGAGCTGACCAACCGGCTGCCCGCCGAGACCTCTGTCCACTGGCACGGACTGGCCCTGCGCAACGACATGGACGGCGCCCCCGACCTCACCCAGGCCGCCATCGCCACCGGCAGCACGTTCACGTACCGGTTCGTCGCCGAAAACCCCGGCACCTACTGGTTCCACCCGCACTCCGGTACTCAGCTCGACCGCGGCCTCTACGCGCCCCTGATCGTCGAAGACCCGGCCGAGCCCGGCGGCTACGACCACGACTGGGTCATCGTGCTCGACGACTGGATCGACGGGACCGGCCAGACCCCCGACGACGTCCTCGCCACGCTCCGCCAGGGCACGGGCGGCATGATGGGCTCGATGTCCGGCACTGGCGGCAGCAGCGCGCTGCTCGGCGGCGACGCGGGAGACCTGCGTTACCCGCACTACCTGATCAACGGTCGCGTCCCGGCCGCGCCGGCGACGTTCACCGCCCGCCCCGGGCAACGCGCCCGCATCCGGATCGTCAACGCCGGCTCCGACACCGCGTTCCGGGTCGCGCTCGGCGGGCACCGGCTCCGGATCACCCACACCGACGGCTACCCGGTCGAGCCCGTGGAGACCGACACGCTGCTGATCGCCATGGGGGAGCGCTATGACGTGCTCACCACCCTCGGCGACGGCGTCTTCCCCCTCGTCGCCCTCGCCGAAGGCAAGGACGCCACCGCACTCGCCCTGATCCGCACGGGAGCCGGAACACCGCCACCGGCCACGATCCGGCCGGCCGAACTCGAGGGTGATCTGGCGGGCTACGACCGGCTCGCCGCCGCCACCGGCGTGCGACTCCCCGCCAAGGCCCCGGACGTCACGCACACCCTCGACCTCACCGGCGGGATGATGGGCTACGACTGGGGCATCAACGGCACACCGCTCGACATGAACCGGCGCCTGCTCGTCCGGGAAGGCCAACGGGTCCGGCTCGTCTTCCGCAACGGCACCATGATGTGGCACCCGATGCACCTGCACGGCCACACGTTCCAGCTCGGCGCCGCCGGTCCCCGGAAGGACACCGCGATCGTGCTGCCCGGCCGGACCGTCGCGTGCGACTTCGACGCCGGCAACCCCGGCCAGTGGATGATCCACTGCCACAACACCTACCACGCCGAATCCGGCATGGCGACCGTCCTCGGCTACCGGAGGTGA
- a CDS encoding alpha/beta fold hydrolase: MHDISRLPLPDLAGFTHRWTDVDGVRLHAVDGGRPDGPVVVLLAGFPQTWWAWRKVMPDLARRFRVIALDLPGQGHSDRPRGSYDTHTVAAHVQAAVAGLGVGKYWLVAHDVGAWVAFSLALNHEPRLHGVALLDAGIPGITLPESVPTDPGRAWKTWHFAFHAVPDLPEVLLAGRERDYVAWFLKAKALSPDTFDDAEIDHYAAAVAAEDGLRALLAYYRDAAESGRKNHDALARGALTVRVLGISGSHGSIPDMAASLSPWAADTRGVVIPRAGHFIPDEQPGAVVDAVTAFIEHR; this comes from the coding sequence ATGCACGACATCTCCCGACTGCCCCTGCCCGACCTCGCGGGCTTCACCCACCGCTGGACCGACGTGGACGGCGTCCGCCTGCACGCCGTGGACGGCGGCCGACCGGACGGCCCGGTGGTCGTCCTGCTCGCCGGCTTCCCGCAAACCTGGTGGGCGTGGCGCAAGGTGATGCCGGACCTGGCCCGGCGGTTCCGGGTCATCGCGCTCGACCTGCCCGGCCAAGGCCACTCCGACCGGCCGCGCGGCAGCTACGACACGCACACCGTCGCGGCGCACGTCCAGGCCGCCGTCGCCGGGCTCGGCGTGGGGAAGTACTGGCTGGTGGCCCACGACGTCGGGGCCTGGGTGGCCTTCTCGCTGGCGCTGAACCACGAACCGCGGCTGCACGGTGTCGCGCTGCTGGACGCCGGCATTCCCGGGATCACCCTCCCGGAGTCCGTTCCGACGGACCCCGGCCGGGCCTGGAAGACCTGGCACTTCGCGTTCCACGCGGTGCCCGACCTGCCCGAGGTGCTGCTCGCCGGCCGCGAGCGCGACTACGTGGCTTGGTTCTTGAAGGCCAAAGCACTGTCCCCCGACACCTTCGACGACGCCGAAATCGACCACTACGCCGCCGCCGTGGCCGCCGAGGACGGGCTGCGCGCGTTGCTCGCCTACTACCGCGACGCGGCGGAATCGGGACGCAAGAACCACGACGCGCTCGCCCGGGGCGCGTTGACCGTTCGGGTCTTGGGGATCTCGGGTTCGCACGGCTCGATCCCGGACATGGCCGCATCCCTGAGCCCGTGGGCGGCCGACACCCGCGGTGTCGTCATTCCCCGAGCCGGGCACTTCATCCCCGACGAGCAACCCGGCGCGGTCGTCGACGCGGTGACCGCGTTCATCGAGCACCGGTAA